A DNA window from Arachis duranensis cultivar V14167 chromosome 3, aradu.V14167.gnm2.J7QH, whole genome shotgun sequence contains the following coding sequences:
- the LOC107478107 gene encoding protein TPX2 isoform X4, whose product MRPTSSRRRGSLISSMGKPRRTSAGLSYGSILHSPTHLHTSENVEETFKETIKQPQSMTTEIKEDDAPCSEVKEENNTTTSHVVLVDTERSEDVCKGESSCLGISSSGDGSAEVGKDACTPKPTLQKRLTTTTSKKQETAKMIGTSKKPQLQSSSMKTSTAGTPHLAQENQAIKRQKLEGGKSRQILNVKHQNLPHKSKLGLLTTSNANISSSTSKTNKEDRKVYVRETPKTAPVPFISTAEILKRFQSSTRDLSLPSALSNSGKCCFHDQTKPKLTLTRPKEPEFETTQRVRPTRVKSSAELEEELMAKMPKFKARPLNKKILQTSSLPPIPRSTPHPPEFKEFHLETMARAHQNVDSASVASTELSHKDNSWKPHHLTEPKTPVLQTSLRARPPKVKSSMELEQEELEKAPKFKARPLNKKIFESKGDIGIFCNTKKNVTEPQEFNFATNERIPPPAAVADLFDKLSLKSSESARSHNPLPRNTTPNPFHLHTEERGAEKEKKLLVELLTKQWEEERARVPKANPYPYTTDYPVIPPKPEPKQCTKPEPFQLESLVRHEEEMQKEMEERLRMEKEEAKIRTFKAQPILNEDPIPVPEKVRKPLTQVQQFNLHVEHRAVDRAQFDERIKEKEMMYKRYREESEAARMIEEEKALKQLRRTMVPHARPIPKFDHPFCPQKSTKDTTKPKSPNLRVLHRKERRKVCNGTVVSSPASNMR is encoded by the exons ATGAGACCTACGAGTTCTCGGCGCCGAGGTTCTTTGATTTCGTCAATGGGGAAACCGAGGAGGACGAGCGCAGGGCTCAGCTATGGTTCGATACTGCACTCTCCTACGCACCTTCAC ACATCCGAAAATGTTGAGGAGACTTTTAAGGAAACAATTAAACAGCCACAGAGCATGACTACTGAAATAAAGGAAGATGATGCACCTTGCAGTGAAGtcaaagaagaaaacaacaCAACTACTTCTCATGTG GTTCTTGTTGATACGGAAAGAAGTGAAGATGTTTGCAAAGGAGAGAGCTCATGCTTAGGGATTTCATCATCTGGAGATGGGTCTGCTGAAGTAGGAAAAGATGCTTGCACTCCCAAACCAACATTGCAGAAAAGATTGACAACCACCACCTCCAAGAAGCAAGAGACGGCTAAAATGATAGGCACCAGTAAAAAACCACAGTTACAGTCATCATCCATGAAAACCAGCACCGCTGGGACTCCCCATTTGGCCCAAGAGAATCAAGCTATTAAAAGGCAAAAATTGGAAGGAGGAAAGAGTAGACAG ATTCTGAATGTCAAACATCAGAATTTGCCTCATAAATCTAAATTGGGTTTATTAACCACTAGCAATGCCAACATCTCTTCAAGTACTAGCAAGACTAACAAAGAAGACAGAAAG GTTTATGTTCGTGAAACACCAAAAACAGCACCTGTACCATTTATATCAACAGCAGAAATACTCAAAAGATTTCAGTCCAGTACCAGAGACCTGTCATTGCCCAGTGCTCTTTCTAAT TCGGGGAAATGTTGCTTCCATGACCAGACGAAACCAAAACTAACATTGACCCGACCAAAAGAACCTGAATTTGAGACAACTCAAAGGGTTCGCCCAACTAGGGTGAAGAGTAGTGCTGAACTTGAGGAAGAATTGATGGCTAAAATGCCAAAGTTTAAGGCTCGTCCACTGAATAAGAAG ATTTTGCAGACTTCAAGTTTGCCTCCAATACCAAGAAGTACGCCCCATCCTCCAGAGTTTAAG GAGTTTCATTTGGAAACAATGGCCAGGGCCCATCAGAATGTAGATTCAGCATCAGTAGCTTCAACAGAGCTATCTCATAAG GATAATTCATGGAAGCCTCATCATCTTACAGAACCTAAAACACCTGTACTTCAAACATCACTGAGGGCCCGCCCACCCAAGGTGAAGAGCTCCATGGAATTAGAGCAAGAGGAGCTTGAGAAAGCCCCCAAATTCAAGGCAAGGCCGCTAAATAAGAAG ATTTTTGAAAGTAAAGGGGACATTGGCATATTCTGCAATACAAAGAAGAATGTTACCGAGCCTCAAGAATTTAACTTCGCAACAAATGAGAGGATCCCACCACCTGCTGCTGTGGCAGATTTGTTTGACAAG CTGTCTTTGAAGTCATCTGAATCTGCACGGAGCCATAATCCTCTTCCAAGAAACACAACTCCAAATCCATTTCATCTGCATACCGAG GAAAGAGGcgctgaaaaagaaaagaaactgtTGGTAGAACTTCTAACAAAACAGTGGGAGGAGGAAAGAGCGAGGGTTCCCAAGGCTAATCCATATCCTTATACCACTGACTACCCAGTG ATTCCGCCAAAACCAGAACCCAAGCAATGCACAAAACCAGAACCATTCCAACTGGAGAGCCTAGTGAGACATGAGGAAGAAATGCAAAAGGAAATGGAAGAAAGACTAAGAATGGAGAAAGAAGAGGCCAAGATTAGAACATTCAAGGCACAGCCAATCTTAAATGA GGACCCAATCCCAGTTCCAGAAAAGGTTCGAAAACCCCTTACACAAGTTCAACAGTTTAATTTACATGTAGAACATCGTGCTGTGGATCGAGCACAATTTGATGAAAGG ATTAAGGAGAAAGAAATGATGTACAAACGATACAGAGAAGAAAGTGAAGCAGCAAGAATG ATAGAGGAAGAGAAGGCTCTGAAACAGTTGAGAAGGACAATGGTTCCTCATGCTAGACCTATTCCTAAATTTGATCATCCATTTTGTCCCCAAAA GTCTACCAAAGACACAACAAAACCTAAGTCACCAAATTTGCGGGTACTCCATAGAAAGGAGAGGAGGAAGGTATGCAATGGAACTGTAGTTTCAAGTCCTGCCTCCAACATGAGATGA
- the LOC107478107 gene encoding protein TPX2 isoform X3 produces the protein MAAAASEKTGSSNIGGGSGSTMTMIDETYEFSAPRFFDFVNGETEEDERRAQLWFDTALSYAPSPFMPKIKTSENVEETFKETIKQPQSMTTEIKEDDAPCSEVKEENNTTTSHVVLVDTERSEDVCKGESSCLGISSSGDGSAEVGKDACTPKPTLQKRLTTTTSKKQETAKMIGTSKKPQLQSSSMKTSTAGTPHLAQENQAIKRQKLEGGKSRQILNVKHQNLPHKSKLGLLTTSNANISSSTSKTNKEDRKVYVRETPKTAPVPFISTAEILKRFQSSTRDLSLPSALSNSGKCCFHDQTKPKLTLTRPKEPEFETTQRVRPTRVKSSAELEEELMAKMPKFKARPLNKKILQTSSLPPIPRSTPHPPEFKEFHLETMARAHQNVDSASVASTELSHKDNSWKPHHLTEPKTPVLQTSLRARPPKVKSSMELEQEELEKAPKFKARPLNKKIFESKGDIGIFCNTKKNVTEPQEFNFATNERIPPPAAVADLFDKLSLKSSESARSHNPLPRNTTPNPFHLHTEERGAEKEKKLLVELLTKQWEEERARVPKANPYPYTTDYPVIPPKPEPKQCTKPEPFQLESLVRHEEEMQKEMEERLRMEKEEAKIRTFKAQPILNEDPIPVPEKVRKPLTQVQQFNLHVEHRAVDRAQFDERIKEKEMMYKRYREESEAARMIEEEKALKQLRRTMVPHARPIPKFDHPFCPQKSTKDTTKPKSPNLRVLHRKERRKVCNGTVVSSPASNMR, from the exons ATGGCAGCGGCGGCGTCGGAGAAAACTGGAAGTAGTAACATCGGTGGTGGCAGCGGCTCCACGATGACCATGATCGATGAGACCTACGAGTTCTCGGCGCCGAGGTTCTTTGATTTCGTCAATGGGGAAACCGAGGAGGACGAGCGCAGGGCTCAGCTATGGTTCGATACTGCACTCTCCTACGCACCTTCAC CATTCATGCCAAAAATCAAG ACATCCGAAAATGTTGAGGAGACTTTTAAGGAAACAATTAAACAGCCACAGAGCATGACTACTGAAATAAAGGAAGATGATGCACCTTGCAGTGAAGtcaaagaagaaaacaacaCAACTACTTCTCATGTG GTTCTTGTTGATACGGAAAGAAGTGAAGATGTTTGCAAAGGAGAGAGCTCATGCTTAGGGATTTCATCATCTGGAGATGGGTCTGCTGAAGTAGGAAAAGATGCTTGCACTCCCAAACCAACATTGCAGAAAAGATTGACAACCACCACCTCCAAGAAGCAAGAGACGGCTAAAATGATAGGCACCAGTAAAAAACCACAGTTACAGTCATCATCCATGAAAACCAGCACCGCTGGGACTCCCCATTTGGCCCAAGAGAATCAAGCTATTAAAAGGCAAAAATTGGAAGGAGGAAAGAGTAGACAG ATTCTGAATGTCAAACATCAGAATTTGCCTCATAAATCTAAATTGGGTTTATTAACCACTAGCAATGCCAACATCTCTTCAAGTACTAGCAAGACTAACAAAGAAGACAGAAAG GTTTATGTTCGTGAAACACCAAAAACAGCACCTGTACCATTTATATCAACAGCAGAAATACTCAAAAGATTTCAGTCCAGTACCAGAGACCTGTCATTGCCCAGTGCTCTTTCTAAT TCGGGGAAATGTTGCTTCCATGACCAGACGAAACCAAAACTAACATTGACCCGACCAAAAGAACCTGAATTTGAGACAACTCAAAGGGTTCGCCCAACTAGGGTGAAGAGTAGTGCTGAACTTGAGGAAGAATTGATGGCTAAAATGCCAAAGTTTAAGGCTCGTCCACTGAATAAGAAG ATTTTGCAGACTTCAAGTTTGCCTCCAATACCAAGAAGTACGCCCCATCCTCCAGAGTTTAAG GAGTTTCATTTGGAAACAATGGCCAGGGCCCATCAGAATGTAGATTCAGCATCAGTAGCTTCAACAGAGCTATCTCATAAG GATAATTCATGGAAGCCTCATCATCTTACAGAACCTAAAACACCTGTACTTCAAACATCACTGAGGGCCCGCCCACCCAAGGTGAAGAGCTCCATGGAATTAGAGCAAGAGGAGCTTGAGAAAGCCCCCAAATTCAAGGCAAGGCCGCTAAATAAGAAG ATTTTTGAAAGTAAAGGGGACATTGGCATATTCTGCAATACAAAGAAGAATGTTACCGAGCCTCAAGAATTTAACTTCGCAACAAATGAGAGGATCCCACCACCTGCTGCTGTGGCAGATTTGTTTGACAAG CTGTCTTTGAAGTCATCTGAATCTGCACGGAGCCATAATCCTCTTCCAAGAAACACAACTCCAAATCCATTTCATCTGCATACCGAG GAAAGAGGcgctgaaaaagaaaagaaactgtTGGTAGAACTTCTAACAAAACAGTGGGAGGAGGAAAGAGCGAGGGTTCCCAAGGCTAATCCATATCCTTATACCACTGACTACCCAGTG ATTCCGCCAAAACCAGAACCCAAGCAATGCACAAAACCAGAACCATTCCAACTGGAGAGCCTAGTGAGACATGAGGAAGAAATGCAAAAGGAAATGGAAGAAAGACTAAGAATGGAGAAAGAAGAGGCCAAGATTAGAACATTCAAGGCACAGCCAATCTTAAATGA GGACCCAATCCCAGTTCCAGAAAAGGTTCGAAAACCCCTTACACAAGTTCAACAGTTTAATTTACATGTAGAACATCGTGCTGTGGATCGAGCACAATTTGATGAAAGG ATTAAGGAGAAAGAAATGATGTACAAACGATACAGAGAAGAAAGTGAAGCAGCAAGAATG ATAGAGGAAGAGAAGGCTCTGAAACAGTTGAGAAGGACAATGGTTCCTCATGCTAGACCTATTCCTAAATTTGATCATCCATTTTGTCCCCAAAA GTCTACCAAAGACACAACAAAACCTAAGTCACCAAATTTGCGGGTACTCCATAGAAAGGAGAGGAGGAAGGTATGCAATGGAACTGTAGTTTCAAGTCCTGCCTCCAACATGAGATGA
- the LOC107478107 gene encoding protein TPX2 isoform X2, which produces MAAAASEKTGSSNIGGGSGSTMTMIDETYEFSAPRFFDFVNGETEEDERRAQLWFDTALSYAPSPFMPKIKVGRSITVDTLCDFSEADKIDTTSENVEETFKETIKQPQSMTTEIKEDDAPCSEVKEENNTTTSHVVLVDTERSEDVCKGESSCLGISSSGDGSAEVGKDACTPKPTLQKRLTTTTSKKQETAKMIGTSKKPQLQSSSMKTSTAGTPHLAQENQAIKRQKLEGGKSRQILNVKHQNLPHKSKLGLLTTSNANISSSTSKTNKEDRKVYVRETPKTAPVPFISTAEILKRFQSSTRDLSLPSALSNTKPKLTLTRPKEPEFETTQRVRPTRVKSSAELEEELMAKMPKFKARPLNKKILQTSSLPPIPRSTPHPPEFKEFHLETMARAHQNVDSASVASTELSHKDNSWKPHHLTEPKTPVLQTSLRARPPKVKSSMELEQEELEKAPKFKARPLNKKIFESKGDIGIFCNTKKNVTEPQEFNFATNERIPPPAAVADLFDKLSLKSSESARSHNPLPRNTTPNPFHLHTEERGAEKEKKLLVELLTKQWEEERARVPKANPYPYTTDYPVIPPKPEPKQCTKPEPFQLESLVRHEEEMQKEMEERLRMEKEEAKIRTFKAQPILNEDPIPVPEKVRKPLTQVQQFNLHVEHRAVDRAQFDERIKEKEMMYKRYREESEAARMIEEEKALKQLRRTMVPHARPIPKFDHPFCPQKSTKDTTKPKSPNLRVLHRKERRKVCNGTVVSSPASNMR; this is translated from the exons ATGGCAGCGGCGGCGTCGGAGAAAACTGGAAGTAGTAACATCGGTGGTGGCAGCGGCTCCACGATGACCATGATCGATGAGACCTACGAGTTCTCGGCGCCGAGGTTCTTTGATTTCGTCAATGGGGAAACCGAGGAGGACGAGCGCAGGGCTCAGCTATGGTTCGATACTGCACTCTCCTACGCACCTTCAC CATTCATGCCAAAAATCAAGGTTGGTAGATCTATCACTGTAGATACCTTGTGTGATTTTAGTGAAGCTGACAAAATAGACACG ACATCCGAAAATGTTGAGGAGACTTTTAAGGAAACAATTAAACAGCCACAGAGCATGACTACTGAAATAAAGGAAGATGATGCACCTTGCAGTGAAGtcaaagaagaaaacaacaCAACTACTTCTCATGTG GTTCTTGTTGATACGGAAAGAAGTGAAGATGTTTGCAAAGGAGAGAGCTCATGCTTAGGGATTTCATCATCTGGAGATGGGTCTGCTGAAGTAGGAAAAGATGCTTGCACTCCCAAACCAACATTGCAGAAAAGATTGACAACCACCACCTCCAAGAAGCAAGAGACGGCTAAAATGATAGGCACCAGTAAAAAACCACAGTTACAGTCATCATCCATGAAAACCAGCACCGCTGGGACTCCCCATTTGGCCCAAGAGAATCAAGCTATTAAAAGGCAAAAATTGGAAGGAGGAAAGAGTAGACAG ATTCTGAATGTCAAACATCAGAATTTGCCTCATAAATCTAAATTGGGTTTATTAACCACTAGCAATGCCAACATCTCTTCAAGTACTAGCAAGACTAACAAAGAAGACAGAAAG GTTTATGTTCGTGAAACACCAAAAACAGCACCTGTACCATTTATATCAACAGCAGAAATACTCAAAAGATTTCAGTCCAGTACCAGAGACCTGTCATTGCCCAGTGCTCTTTCTAAT ACGAAACCAAAACTAACATTGACCCGACCAAAAGAACCTGAATTTGAGACAACTCAAAGGGTTCGCCCAACTAGGGTGAAGAGTAGTGCTGAACTTGAGGAAGAATTGATGGCTAAAATGCCAAAGTTTAAGGCTCGTCCACTGAATAAGAAG ATTTTGCAGACTTCAAGTTTGCCTCCAATACCAAGAAGTACGCCCCATCCTCCAGAGTTTAAG GAGTTTCATTTGGAAACAATGGCCAGGGCCCATCAGAATGTAGATTCAGCATCAGTAGCTTCAACAGAGCTATCTCATAAG GATAATTCATGGAAGCCTCATCATCTTACAGAACCTAAAACACCTGTACTTCAAACATCACTGAGGGCCCGCCCACCCAAGGTGAAGAGCTCCATGGAATTAGAGCAAGAGGAGCTTGAGAAAGCCCCCAAATTCAAGGCAAGGCCGCTAAATAAGAAG ATTTTTGAAAGTAAAGGGGACATTGGCATATTCTGCAATACAAAGAAGAATGTTACCGAGCCTCAAGAATTTAACTTCGCAACAAATGAGAGGATCCCACCACCTGCTGCTGTGGCAGATTTGTTTGACAAG CTGTCTTTGAAGTCATCTGAATCTGCACGGAGCCATAATCCTCTTCCAAGAAACACAACTCCAAATCCATTTCATCTGCATACCGAG GAAAGAGGcgctgaaaaagaaaagaaactgtTGGTAGAACTTCTAACAAAACAGTGGGAGGAGGAAAGAGCGAGGGTTCCCAAGGCTAATCCATATCCTTATACCACTGACTACCCAGTG ATTCCGCCAAAACCAGAACCCAAGCAATGCACAAAACCAGAACCATTCCAACTGGAGAGCCTAGTGAGACATGAGGAAGAAATGCAAAAGGAAATGGAAGAAAGACTAAGAATGGAGAAAGAAGAGGCCAAGATTAGAACATTCAAGGCACAGCCAATCTTAAATGA GGACCCAATCCCAGTTCCAGAAAAGGTTCGAAAACCCCTTACACAAGTTCAACAGTTTAATTTACATGTAGAACATCGTGCTGTGGATCGAGCACAATTTGATGAAAGG ATTAAGGAGAAAGAAATGATGTACAAACGATACAGAGAAGAAAGTGAAGCAGCAAGAATG ATAGAGGAAGAGAAGGCTCTGAAACAGTTGAGAAGGACAATGGTTCCTCATGCTAGACCTATTCCTAAATTTGATCATCCATTTTGTCCCCAAAA GTCTACCAAAGACACAACAAAACCTAAGTCACCAAATTTGCGGGTACTCCATAGAAAGGAGAGGAGGAAGGTATGCAATGGAACTGTAGTTTCAAGTCCTGCCTCCAACATGAGATGA
- the LOC107478107 gene encoding protein TPX2 isoform X1: MAAAASEKTGSSNIGGGSGSTMTMIDETYEFSAPRFFDFVNGETEEDERRAQLWFDTALSYAPSPFMPKIKVGRSITVDTLCDFSEADKIDTTSENVEETFKETIKQPQSMTTEIKEDDAPCSEVKEENNTTTSHVVLVDTERSEDVCKGESSCLGISSSGDGSAEVGKDACTPKPTLQKRLTTTTSKKQETAKMIGTSKKPQLQSSSMKTSTAGTPHLAQENQAIKRQKLEGGKSRQILNVKHQNLPHKSKLGLLTTSNANISSSTSKTNKEDRKVYVRETPKTAPVPFISTAEILKRFQSSTRDLSLPSALSNSGKCCFHDQTKPKLTLTRPKEPEFETTQRVRPTRVKSSAELEEELMAKMPKFKARPLNKKILQTSSLPPIPRSTPHPPEFKEFHLETMARAHQNVDSASVASTELSHKDNSWKPHHLTEPKTPVLQTSLRARPPKVKSSMELEQEELEKAPKFKARPLNKKIFESKGDIGIFCNTKKNVTEPQEFNFATNERIPPPAAVADLFDKLSLKSSESARSHNPLPRNTTPNPFHLHTEERGAEKEKKLLVELLTKQWEEERARVPKANPYPYTTDYPVIPPKPEPKQCTKPEPFQLESLVRHEEEMQKEMEERLRMEKEEAKIRTFKAQPILNEDPIPVPEKVRKPLTQVQQFNLHVEHRAVDRAQFDERIKEKEMMYKRYREESEAARMIEEEKALKQLRRTMVPHARPIPKFDHPFCPQKSTKDTTKPKSPNLRVLHRKERRKVCNGTVVSSPASNMR; encoded by the exons ATGGCAGCGGCGGCGTCGGAGAAAACTGGAAGTAGTAACATCGGTGGTGGCAGCGGCTCCACGATGACCATGATCGATGAGACCTACGAGTTCTCGGCGCCGAGGTTCTTTGATTTCGTCAATGGGGAAACCGAGGAGGACGAGCGCAGGGCTCAGCTATGGTTCGATACTGCACTCTCCTACGCACCTTCAC CATTCATGCCAAAAATCAAGGTTGGTAGATCTATCACTGTAGATACCTTGTGTGATTTTAGTGAAGCTGACAAAATAGACACG ACATCCGAAAATGTTGAGGAGACTTTTAAGGAAACAATTAAACAGCCACAGAGCATGACTACTGAAATAAAGGAAGATGATGCACCTTGCAGTGAAGtcaaagaagaaaacaacaCAACTACTTCTCATGTG GTTCTTGTTGATACGGAAAGAAGTGAAGATGTTTGCAAAGGAGAGAGCTCATGCTTAGGGATTTCATCATCTGGAGATGGGTCTGCTGAAGTAGGAAAAGATGCTTGCACTCCCAAACCAACATTGCAGAAAAGATTGACAACCACCACCTCCAAGAAGCAAGAGACGGCTAAAATGATAGGCACCAGTAAAAAACCACAGTTACAGTCATCATCCATGAAAACCAGCACCGCTGGGACTCCCCATTTGGCCCAAGAGAATCAAGCTATTAAAAGGCAAAAATTGGAAGGAGGAAAGAGTAGACAG ATTCTGAATGTCAAACATCAGAATTTGCCTCATAAATCTAAATTGGGTTTATTAACCACTAGCAATGCCAACATCTCTTCAAGTACTAGCAAGACTAACAAAGAAGACAGAAAG GTTTATGTTCGTGAAACACCAAAAACAGCACCTGTACCATTTATATCAACAGCAGAAATACTCAAAAGATTTCAGTCCAGTACCAGAGACCTGTCATTGCCCAGTGCTCTTTCTAAT TCGGGGAAATGTTGCTTCCATGACCAGACGAAACCAAAACTAACATTGACCCGACCAAAAGAACCTGAATTTGAGACAACTCAAAGGGTTCGCCCAACTAGGGTGAAGAGTAGTGCTGAACTTGAGGAAGAATTGATGGCTAAAATGCCAAAGTTTAAGGCTCGTCCACTGAATAAGAAG ATTTTGCAGACTTCAAGTTTGCCTCCAATACCAAGAAGTACGCCCCATCCTCCAGAGTTTAAG GAGTTTCATTTGGAAACAATGGCCAGGGCCCATCAGAATGTAGATTCAGCATCAGTAGCTTCAACAGAGCTATCTCATAAG GATAATTCATGGAAGCCTCATCATCTTACAGAACCTAAAACACCTGTACTTCAAACATCACTGAGGGCCCGCCCACCCAAGGTGAAGAGCTCCATGGAATTAGAGCAAGAGGAGCTTGAGAAAGCCCCCAAATTCAAGGCAAGGCCGCTAAATAAGAAG ATTTTTGAAAGTAAAGGGGACATTGGCATATTCTGCAATACAAAGAAGAATGTTACCGAGCCTCAAGAATTTAACTTCGCAACAAATGAGAGGATCCCACCACCTGCTGCTGTGGCAGATTTGTTTGACAAG CTGTCTTTGAAGTCATCTGAATCTGCACGGAGCCATAATCCTCTTCCAAGAAACACAACTCCAAATCCATTTCATCTGCATACCGAG GAAAGAGGcgctgaaaaagaaaagaaactgtTGGTAGAACTTCTAACAAAACAGTGGGAGGAGGAAAGAGCGAGGGTTCCCAAGGCTAATCCATATCCTTATACCACTGACTACCCAGTG ATTCCGCCAAAACCAGAACCCAAGCAATGCACAAAACCAGAACCATTCCAACTGGAGAGCCTAGTGAGACATGAGGAAGAAATGCAAAAGGAAATGGAAGAAAGACTAAGAATGGAGAAAGAAGAGGCCAAGATTAGAACATTCAAGGCACAGCCAATCTTAAATGA GGACCCAATCCCAGTTCCAGAAAAGGTTCGAAAACCCCTTACACAAGTTCAACAGTTTAATTTACATGTAGAACATCGTGCTGTGGATCGAGCACAATTTGATGAAAGG ATTAAGGAGAAAGAAATGATGTACAAACGATACAGAGAAGAAAGTGAAGCAGCAAGAATG ATAGAGGAAGAGAAGGCTCTGAAACAGTTGAGAAGGACAATGGTTCCTCATGCTAGACCTATTCCTAAATTTGATCATCCATTTTGTCCCCAAAA GTCTACCAAAGACACAACAAAACCTAAGTCACCAAATTTGCGGGTACTCCATAGAAAGGAGAGGAGGAAGGTATGCAATGGAACTGTAGTTTCAAGTCCTGCCTCCAACATGAGATGA